Below is a genomic region from Prunus persica cultivar Lovell chromosome G3, Prunus_persica_NCBIv2, whole genome shotgun sequence.
TAAAAATTATATGTTCTTGTTAAATAGtggttttttgtgtgtgaaaatttatcatttgataGTATGACACTAATGTTAACAAGATGCCTATTTTTTCTAAATCACAAAACGATATTCTAAACTACCGTAATGTACGAGGAGGAAGATGCctaaccaaaaggaaaaaaaaagaatttgttaTAATTGTTTTCTCCTTTGGGCCCTAAGTTTGAAACTTAGAATGAAATTGAGCCCAATAGTGAGGAAGCCCCAGGCCCCAATTAGGCCTCTGCCACCAATATAAACTCCAAGTTGGCTCAAATTCACACCAAACAAAATTCCCATACTCCCAAAAATGGCAGTGGCAGCAACTCTCCTTCCCTCAACACCATACAAGCCATTACCACTCCCCctcccaaactctctcttcctcctctccttCTCAATCCCCTGCACCCGCCATCACTTCACCCCTCCTGCCTCCGCCAATCGCGCCTCCCCCTTCCCGCTTCATCCCCGCCGTCCATATGTCGCTCTTCCTTCTAGTCCCGGCCGTTGCTTTGCCGCCAATTCGGGGCCGCCTCTGCCTCCCCCAGAATCTGACTCCACTAGCCTCACAGGTATTGCTCATACTCATATTGTTCTTATAATTCGTAGAATTAAGACCCGATAGTTTCGTTTCCATGGAATTGAGCTGCTATATTTGACATTTGGAATTGTAATTAGGGTCTTAGGGTTAATTTTGAGAGTAAGatgttcaattttgttattgttatatatatatattacagaATGAATGAAATTTGTGGTGTTGATATTTGCTTTTTATGTGTTGTGCTGTGGTTGTTGAGCTGGGTTCTGTGCTTGTATATTGCAATTGgcaaaagttcaattttttcaagtGTCTTACTTGCACTTTTATGGTACCTGACGTGTTATTTGATGTTTAGAGTAGTAAAAGTGTACCGTTCCTTAAACTGAAACTAACATTCCCACACTTATCAACCATCATTTCCATCTTTTCTATAAATCGATAACATTTTACCAACATGTTAGATTGTACAGATGAGATATAAGTCTTGGGGCTTGTATTCTTGTTTGGCTAACCTATCTATACTgatgaaaattaaattctgAATTCATAGAGCCGGTTTGATCCGGAGTAAGGAGTCCCAGGGATAGATAGCATAAGGTCTAGTGCATCAATCTTAGCTTCCTAAGGTTGGTTATAGTGAGTGACTAAAGTACTttgtaatattaatataagtTATAGGGCTATATTCATTTGAGATTAGTTGTGGTGATGAAACTGATTGTAAGCCATTGTAATAATGAGGCTATTGCTGTAATCCTAATTAATGACAGATTCATTCAGCTACTCTTTGGTGAAATACTTTATATGGTATCAAGGCTGGAGATCTTGATTTCATCCTCCTGATCTAATGTGCTACATATTAGGCTCTAATGGTAGAAACCCACATGTTGATCCGTAGGGGGTGCTTGAATATAGAACAATTGCGGGCTCACATCTTTTGGGAATAATGGTAAACCAACAAACATTATCATTCACCGCAAATTGAACCAGACATAGCCATGAACAATCAATGTAGCTAAAGCTTTTAAGCATGTACTCCATCTGTTATCTCCATGTCTCAAAGTTTGTGGAATCTAATCTTGATGGAATGAGGTTGCAGATATTTGATAGCAATAGTTGAAGTTTGAGTGGAAGACATATTTGTTTGGGAACAAAGACTGAGAATCTTCAAGAAAATTGACGCAAAGAGTGACTCAAAGCTGCCGTTCGGCTGCAGCTTTGATACCATTCTGTTTGAGAAGAGAATAGCTGAATGAATCTCGCATCTGTTGTGTTTGATTTGTCTGGATTTTGGATCTTTAAAGGGTCTGGGTTTTGGGTTCGCAGTTTGAGTTTGGGTTTCTGGATCTGAGGCTTGAGTTAAGGATCTGTGGTTTGGGTCCAGggcctattttttttaaatacttttttgaTTGAGCTGCATGGTAGTTTAGGTTATAAGTTATTGCGATCAGTtataatttctaaacaaaaacataatgaTAGAAATGGAATTGTACGTGTACTGATTATTGAAAGAATGGAGATTTCATTTGTATATAAGGCCACTGATGGCAGAACAAGATAAAGTCACAAAAGAGAGCCAACAAGTGAGTTATGctttgaatgaaaataaatgcAACTAGGTAGAGAATTTGGGTGATGTATATATGTTGCGATAAGTAAATCAATTAGTTGTAGATTATGAAATACTTGGTTGATGGAAACTCACTCCCACACCTCCACTCTCGCCTTCCCTTTCTTCTCCTAACAAATGTATATCTAATTTGTAAGGTTGTTTGCATACATTTACATGTTCACTTTCGCAAAGCTTATATATGTTCACATCTGGTCATAGAACTACTTGTCCATCACATATGTTATAGTTATTCAAGCTTGTCAGAATCTTGTGACACTGTTTTTTCCTTGCTTAGGTGCAGTTTGTCTAAAATGCTGACCCAAAGTCTCTCACTGGCCTCCTTTGCCTTTTTGTTGAAACAGGTCTTGTAGCATCTTTCTCCAAGTTTCAGGACAAAGTGCAGATCTTTTTTGctgttcttttttggatgtCTCTTTTCTTCTGGGCTTCTGTATGGGATGAAAGGAGTCGACCAAACAAGGGCTCACGATTTAGAAAATGACCTAGTAAGCATTTATTGTATATAATGATAGACTGGATGGGTAGTAGTAGCCTATACATTAAAAGAGGAGCAACTTCTTGTGATAAATACTAGTGGGCTAGATGACATACACAAAATTTAGTTTCAAATGCTGTAATTATCAAAGGATGAATAAGCAGTGGCTCTTGATTTTCTTGTCCTTAATGGGTTGTATGTGAGTTTTAACTAACACACCAAAAGTACATTATTTTAGGCAGGCCAACCCCTAATGCACATGAAAGCAATTTCTGGAAATTTTAGTAGATCCATTTTGAGTTTCTATCAAACACAATCGTATACCAAGAACTTTAGGGATGAGATGTGTGGTTTAGATTATATACCAAGTCAAATGTAGCAAGCCCTTTTAGGTTTCTTGAATTAACTTCGACAATAGAGTTACACTGGAAAGTTACTGTCGAAGTTGGTAGAGAGAACTGCAATAGGAAAGCAGAAACTGCATCGGGGAGTTTAATCATGCCTCCGATGTATATTATAGTCCTGCTACCCGATTACTGCAGTAGTTCAAATTTGAGAAGCTCGTCATTTTGTGAAATAAGGTTCTAGAATTCTAAATAGGCGCGGGGGTTGGAAATGCATTGATGTGCTTGTGCTTCTTGTCTGTCAATCATGTCCTATTTGTGCATAGTACATACATAATTTGTCATGAGGTTAGGCcgaaaatggaaatgcaatgtGCAGAATATGACATGTACCAATCACGTAGTCCCTAGAGGACGTTCGGGTGGCACCTCATGGTCCTCACCCAAACGGCGCCAGCACATGCAGAGTCACAGTTCAACCCTTTGAGTCACAGTAGTAAAaattattgatgaaattgctGTTACGCAGTCTGCCTCAAAGTACTGGAATGGTTGATTTGGTTACTGTTTGGTAcactttttggtttttcacaTGGTGTTTTATATGTTGAATGATTCTTGGATTACATTCTGGCTTATCATCAACCAAACTCAATTAGGTTGGCTTGCTGATTGCCATTGTCTCCAGAACAAGCTAAAAGTGTGATTGTAGGTGTTGATGTTGATTTGCCTTTCTCGCTAATAATACAAGaactttattaatttatctttttagaAGTCTAAAACAAATAACATTCCTAAAAGCCGAAAATCATACAGAGCTTTACAAACCACTGAAAAGGGGAAATTAGATAACCAAATAGAACGTTGGGAGCGATCATGTTCTTACATTGCCAAGGTATCTGCAACAAAGTCTGCTTCTGCGTGGACTTGTTGGATTCGATTAACTTGCTGGTCTTGACAAAGTCCCTGTATAACTTAAACAATAATACAAGGGATTCCGAGCCTCTACATTTAGCATTGGTGCATTTACACGCATTTAAAAGAATGCTAACTATTAGATTGATATAATGAATTTTAATAAGTCCACGTCGGCATAATTGTATTACTACTAAAACTCACCATTTGCATTCAATACCTCTGAaataaagaatgaaaattATCATCGCATCAACCACCCCCTTCCTCGACCCACCCCTTACTGCCGGCCAATTTCTCTGCTCCTcactctcttttcctttctcacaCACACGGACCTTCCTCACTAGTTGGAAGGCACATCTaatattttcaattacaatACTTGAGGTTGTGGCAAATTAACTTTCATCACGATAGGACTATGAATGGCGcagggggagagagaggggttAGGGGTGGAGGCCATGGAAAGCACGGGTTGGGGCGGCGAGGTAGGGCTGGGTTGGAATGCTTGCCAagacatttattttttaatttttaatattatatttcaaaGATATTAGATATACATAAATTATAATACTATAATAGGGTGCAAAGATATGTTGACGTGGACTTATTAAAATTCATTAGATCAATTTAATGGTTAGTATTTCTTTAAATGCGTGTAAATGCACTGATGCTAAATGTAGAGGCTCATGATCTTAATACAAGAAACTCTCATACCCTCATTCTCAAAGTACAAATAACTAGGAAAAATTAGGTTTTACTCAAAAACATGGTAATGAGGTAATATACTCTAGTTTAAGAGGGACACAATGAGATTGTAATCTAGACCTCTTAAAAACggaaattttgtaatttagagGGACACAATGAGATTGTAGTTTGAATTGGATCAATTTTACCTTTAAATTGCACAGTCGAATCGATAAATTAGAATGGTTTCAGATCGATTTTGGCCTCAAATTAGTAGAGATCAACTGAACCAAGTACCCGTGAAAGCCAACCAGTTTAAACAGGCATAGAATGTAAAAAATCTCCGCGCAGTCATGtccatttttctctctttatttcaatttcatctaaGAAGGTGCATCAATGATCAATCCATTTAATTGCACAAGTGCCGCAACACaaggaaaagaggaaaaaagaaagctaAAACGACATCATTTTGGTCACTTGCGAAAGCGAAATATGGACCGTCCAATCACACACCAATCGTAAAGCAGAAAAGGAATCGAATAAAACGGCAGTGGTGAGTCCTACCCATCACGTGAAGTTGTGGTCAACATGTTGGTTAGGCAGAGGTCGTGCGTGTTAATGTACTTTGGCCATTGCCTGTGGGCTTATACGGTGAAGACACCACACCACCctatcatgattcatgaaccATCAACAACTGCAGCAGCCGCTGTATCTTTGTCGCCTACCACTTGATACCCAATTACACTTGCACATAAGGTTTTAGT
It encodes:
- the LOC18783356 gene encoding uncharacterized protein LOC18783356, producing the protein MAVAATLLPSTPYKPLPLPLPNSLFLLSFSIPCTRHHFTPPASANRASPFPLHPRRPYVALPSSPGRCFAANSGPPLPPPESDSTSLTGLVASFSKFQDKVQIFFAVLFWMSLFFWASVWDERSRPNKGSRFRK